In the Primulina tabacum isolate GXHZ01 chromosome 7, ASM2559414v2, whole genome shotgun sequence genome, ACTCATTTCTCACCTCACTTATCGTATGCCTACACAAAAAATATGTAATATTACCAAAAGGTCAAAAATAACCAAAATATACATCTTCAAAATCTAGAAATAGGATATCAATGGTAGGTCTCAATATaccaaatatttttcttatgaaGATATATATACTCCCATCATATTTCTAACTCTCTCCGAGTAAAACATGTGGTACAAATCTTTAATGATGTATTTAGgaagatgaatttgaaatccatgTATTTCGATAGTCTTATTGTTTACAATaaagtaggtatcttgtgaaacgatttcacgaatctttatctgtgaggcgagtcaaccctaccgatattcacaataaagagtaatactcttagcataaaaaataataatttttcattaattacccaaataagatatttgtatcacaaaatacgactcgtgagatcgtctcacacaaatttttgtcttacaataaataatatattaattctTAAAGTCAGACCTTACTTATCTAAATATTGATAATATAAAATAGAATTGATTCACAGCAGTATTGAGTAAACTTGAAATTCATCTTTATTAATATGAGATATTATATAAACATGTAAAGTgtgtatttaaaatttatgatcTTACTTATCTGAGTAACAAAAACACATGGAtttcaaatttgaaattcatccatCCATCATAGCGCAAATTATAAGTATCCAAATAGTGCTCTTTTGGCAGTTCAACCCGAATAATCAAGAATCTATAcccaaatatatttttcatgtgtttcttcaatCCTCGTCGTAGCCACTGGTAAAAAATTGATAATCAAAGAGTCAAGACCCTCCAGATTTCAATGGAGACAAGGATACTAGAATGGAAGAAAATTCTTTAAATTGTATGGATGAAGTGGTCATGGAGACTCCTTTGGATGGTCTCCAGGACCATAGATGGTCACAATGATCAAGTTTGTATTGCGGTATCATTACACCACCTGTGGTGTCTTTCTTTTAATAGTCCCTATGAATATTATGGTTTGGAATTGTCAAGGCGCAGCCTCGAAACCTACCAGGAGAGTCATTAAGGATTTGAGAAGAAAATTCAAGCCGAGTGTGTTAGGCTTGCTCGAACCCCGTGTTTCTGGCTCACAAGCTGATGAAATTTGTAAGAAAATGGGTTTCGAGAATTGGGCTAGAGTGGAATCTGTTGGTTTTAGCGGTGGTATTTGGGTGTTATGGGAAGCAAATATATGTGTGAATATAGTTTACACCCACCCTCAATTCATCTTATTTCAGGTAATGGTCGACGATCAATATCCGTGGCTCCTTTCAATCGTGTACGGCAGCCCCAATGCCATCCTTAGAAAGATATTATGGCAGGACCTTActgttgaaaatttgaacattgAAGGACCTTGGTGCTCAGTAGGAGACTACAACTCAGTGATATCCGATGATGAAGTTTCCTCAAGAAAAAGATCAGCACACCATAGAAACACAGACTTTTCCAACTGGATCTTTAACCAAGCAATGATAGACATGGGGTTTGAGGGAGCGAAATTCACCTGGAGAAGGGGTTTAACCCCTGCAAATTATAAAGGAGCTAGGTTAGACAG is a window encoding:
- the LOC142550694 gene encoding uncharacterized protein LOC142550694, translating into MVTMIKFVLRYHYTTCGVFLLIVPMNIMVWNCQGAASKPTRRVIKDLRRKFKPSVLGLLEPRVSGSQADEICKKMGFENWARVESVGFSGGIWVLWEANICVNIVYTHPQFILFQVMVDDQYPWLLSIVYGSPNAILRKILWQDLTVENLNIEGPWCSVGDYNSVISDDEVSSRKRSAHHRNTDFSNWIFNQAMIDMGFEGAKFTWRRGLTPANYKGARLDRGVCNLEWKEMFPEAKSEHLPVIQSDHAPLLIKLKAKKSLQSRGMFRFQSAWLTHEDFSTTIAKEWDDKKNLKDNIVKMAHVMSDWNRSTFGNIHIKKRKLISRIMGIQRILAISPRRGLLKLRINLKKSLTWY